A region from the Paludisphaera rhizosphaerae genome encodes:
- a CDS encoding HAD-IB family phosphatase yields MPHESLRHASLLVTDFDGTLTKDDFYQLAIKELLPDDVPDYWGDYRAGRLTHFEALRDYFTHIRKDEKTVLDVVHRMGLEPQLADCLREMDSAGWDVVVTSAGCAWYIQILLNEAGVDIPVYSNPGRFVEGKGLLMEPPPPGPYFSRELGVDKAGVVREGLRQGKRVAFAGDGFPDQEAAELVPADLRFARGDLAKVLTENRKGFIPYKTWADVARHLCGLPGKP; encoded by the coding sequence ATGCCTCACGAATCGCTCCGCCACGCCTCCCTCCTCGTCACCGATTTCGACGGCACTCTGACGAAGGACGATTTCTACCAGCTCGCCATCAAGGAGTTGCTCCCAGACGACGTCCCCGACTACTGGGGAGACTACCGCGCCGGGAGGCTGACGCACTTCGAGGCGCTTCGGGACTACTTCACCCACATCCGGAAGGATGAGAAGACGGTCCTCGACGTCGTCCACCGGATGGGGCTGGAACCCCAACTGGCCGATTGCCTTCGCGAAATGGACTCCGCCGGCTGGGACGTCGTCGTCACCTCCGCCGGCTGCGCCTGGTACATCCAGATCCTGCTGAACGAGGCGGGCGTCGACATCCCCGTCTATTCCAACCCGGGCCGGTTTGTGGAAGGCAAAGGCCTGCTGATGGAGCCTCCGCCGCCAGGGCCGTATTTCTCCCGCGAGTTGGGCGTGGACAAGGCGGGCGTTGTGCGCGAGGGACTGCGCCAGGGCAAACGCGTCGCCTTCGCCGGCGATGGCTTCCCGGACCAGGAAGCCGCCGAACTCGTCCCGGCCGACCTCCGCTTCGCTCGCGGCGACCTGGCCAAGGTGCTCACCGAGAACCGTAAGGGCTTCATCCCCTACAAAACCTGGGCGGACGTGGCCCGGCATCTCTGCGGCCTTCCGGGGAAGCCCTGA
- a CDS encoding efflux RND transporter periplasmic adaptor subunit → MSFALARSLTGGRVWSRIPWMAAGGLLAALIAYLAIDIPAHVSRLGGAPDDSAATAAAEPSPSGPAPGTVALSAAKLKAVNLATAAVRTERLPTELGVPGRIEVDADRRVEVRSRAPGIVREVGVTLGRKVRKGDMLAILDSPDVGTARLNLRARQRELLTARIEAEWKNQVADTVAKLVPEIAKGVDPEVLEKEYANKPLGSFRALLLQTYSEFDIAIHEEEKTLALRGKEVIGEHPAILAKHTRQGLQAKLFATIEQVKFDAEQQRRLADQALKLAESAVVDAGHRLRILGVDENIQSLLDHAEEAQKAAKDEDVTAYPIVAPFDGTIIIKSAVPSQSANPIDILFVVADMTDVWVTASIPESDLAKIPTIEGGVVRLTAAAYPDRIFEAKVLSVGAILDPMTRTVPLLARTGNADGQLRPGMFARILFDGPASEPVLTVPHASVVEVEGRQAVFQPVAAASPGEEGSSFVLHPIEAGRELGDRVVIKSGLKEGDVVVARGAFDLKSELILQSQGDED, encoded by the coding sequence ATGTCGTTTGCGCTTGCTCGTTCCTTGACCGGGGGTCGCGTCTGGTCGCGGATCCCCTGGATGGCGGCCGGTGGCCTGCTGGCCGCCCTGATCGCCTATCTCGCCATTGACATTCCCGCGCATGTCAGTCGCCTGGGCGGCGCCCCGGACGACTCCGCCGCAACGGCGGCCGCCGAGCCCTCGCCGAGCGGTCCCGCCCCCGGCACGGTCGCGCTCTCGGCTGCGAAGCTCAAGGCGGTCAATCTCGCCACCGCAGCCGTTCGGACCGAACGGCTGCCAACGGAACTTGGTGTACCCGGACGGATCGAGGTTGACGCCGACCGCCGCGTGGAGGTCCGCTCGCGAGCGCCGGGGATCGTCCGCGAGGTCGGCGTGACGCTTGGCCGAAAGGTCCGGAAGGGGGACATGCTGGCGATTCTGGACAGCCCAGACGTCGGCACCGCCCGTCTCAACCTCCGCGCCCGCCAGCGCGAGTTGCTCACCGCGCGGATCGAAGCCGAGTGGAAGAACCAGGTCGCCGACACCGTCGCCAAGCTCGTCCCCGAGATCGCCAAGGGGGTAGACCCGGAAGTTCTGGAAAAGGAATACGCGAATAAGCCCCTGGGCTCATTCCGCGCCCTCCTGCTGCAGACCTATTCCGAGTTCGACATCGCCATTCATGAGGAAGAGAAGACGCTTGCCCTCCGAGGCAAGGAAGTCATCGGCGAACACCCCGCGATCCTCGCCAAGCACACGAGGCAGGGTCTGCAGGCCAAGCTTTTCGCGACCATCGAACAGGTTAAGTTCGACGCGGAGCAGCAGCGGCGTCTGGCCGATCAGGCGCTGAAGCTCGCGGAGTCCGCCGTCGTCGACGCCGGCCACCGGCTTCGGATTCTGGGGGTCGACGAGAACATCCAGAGCCTGCTGGATCACGCCGAGGAGGCGCAGAAGGCGGCCAAGGACGAGGACGTCACGGCCTACCCGATCGTCGCACCGTTCGACGGCACGATCATCATCAAGTCGGCCGTCCCCAGCCAGAGCGCCAACCCGATCGACATCCTCTTCGTCGTGGCGGACATGACGGACGTCTGGGTCACGGCCAGCATCCCCGAATCGGATCTGGCCAAGATCCCCACGATCGAGGGGGGAGTGGTCCGACTGACGGCCGCGGCCTATCCCGACCGGATCTTCGAAGCCAAGGTCCTTTCCGTCGGGGCGATCCTGGACCCGATGACGCGGACCGTGCCGCTGTTGGCGAGGACCGGAAACGCCGACGGCCAGCTTCGGCCCGGGATGTTCGCACGCATCCTCTTCGACGGACCGGCCAGCGAGCCTGTTCTGACGGTTCCGCACGCCTCGGTCGTCGAGGTCGAGGGGCGTCAGGCCGTTTTCCAACCCGTCGCCGCGGCCTCGCCGGGCGAGGAGGGGAGTTCCTTCGTTCTGCACCCAATCGAAGCCGGCCGCGAGTTGGGCGATCGCGTCGTGATCAAGTCCGGGCTCAAGGAAGGGGACGTCGTCGTCGCCCGAGGGGCGTTCGACCTCAAGAGCGAGTTGATCCTCCAGTCTCAGGGGGACGAGGACTGA